A region of Oscillospiraceae bacterium DNA encodes the following proteins:
- a CDS encoding ATP-dependent Clp protease proteolytic subunit, which translates to MGSTTAKSCRGNIQCLTIVGQVEGHQILPESTKSTKYEHVLPQLAAIEESEEIDGLLILLNTMGGDTEAGLAIAELLASMKKPTVSLVLGGGHSIGVPLAVAAKVSYIAPSAAMTIHPVRLNGVVIGVPQTFHYFEKVQERILSFVTKNSKINEEKLREYMLRTDELAADVGSVIYGDEAVNVGLIDHLGGLSDALGKMHEMIAARREKMGIVG; encoded by the coding sequence ATGGGCAGCACAACAGCAAAGAGCTGCCGTGGCAACATTCAATGCCTGACGATTGTCGGGCAGGTCGAAGGGCATCAAATATTGCCGGAAAGCACAAAATCAACAAAATACGAACATGTTTTGCCGCAATTGGCTGCCATTGAAGAGAGTGAAGAGATTGACGGACTTCTCATTTTACTCAATACGATGGGTGGAGATACCGAGGCGGGACTTGCCATTGCCGAGTTATTGGCAAGCATGAAAAAACCGACGGTATCCCTTGTGCTGGGCGGCGGGCATTCCATCGGCGTGCCACTGGCAGTCGCGGCAAAGGTGTCGTATATCGCGCCAAGCGCGGCGATGACCATCCATCCGGTACGGCTGAATGGTGTTGTTATCGGCGTACCACAGACATTTCACTATTTTGAGAAAGTGCAGGAGAGAATTCTTTCATTTGTCACGAAAAACAGCAAAATCAACGAGGAGAAGTTGCGAGAATATATGTTGCGCACTGATGAGCTTGCTGCCGATGTAGGGTCTGTGATTTACGGTGATGAAGCTGTCAATGTGGGACTGATTGATCATTTGGGCGGGCTATCGGATGCGTTAGGGAAAATGCATGAGATGATAGCGGCGCGTCGGGAAAAGATGGGGATAGTTGGATAG
- a CDS encoding nucleotidyltransferase family protein → MSSVIGIVSEYNPLHSGHAYHITESKRRVGQGAAVICVMSGTVTQRGELAIIDKHSRATAAIKAGADVVLELPSEFACASADIFSAKALQIMDATGVVTHLSFGCQTGALDGVKALAGLPTLYDTPNIADAQRAPLRSYAAQYQLFASEKCPEYAHLLKDANNLLGICYLRNLSPHIVPIAVTRQGVAHDGGIAGGYASASAIRKIWRCGEDEPYTTPEMAEIFAAQKGRGFAPILIAHNRRGLLQKLRGLTAEEWRALPDVTEGLEYKFMQAVAQAKTFDELLQAVKSKRYTLARLRRIAMCAYLGITAERQQAPPQYLRVLALSQAGRGILKQMSLTASLPIIIKPSKHRDFLTFEANVTDLATLCRPMIGVAGGEWQASPFVEGK, encoded by the coding sequence TTGTCAAGCGTAATTGGGATTGTTAGCGAATACAATCCATTGCACAGTGGCCACGCCTACCATATTACTGAGAGCAAACGACGTGTAGGGCAGGGTGCGGCGGTCATTTGTGTAATGAGCGGCACGGTAACGCAACGCGGCGAGCTTGCTATTATCGACAAACACTCGCGGGCAACGGCGGCAATCAAGGCAGGTGCTGATGTGGTTTTGGAGCTGCCGAGTGAATTTGCCTGTGCTTCGGCTGACATTTTTTCAGCCAAAGCCTTGCAAATAATGGACGCAACGGGTGTCGTGACGCATTTGTCGTTCGGGTGTCAGACGGGGGCGCTTGATGGGGTGAAGGCGTTAGCGGGGCTGCCAACTTTATATGACACGCCCAATATTGCGGATGCCCAACGCGCACCCCTACGCTCGTACGCAGCCCAATATCAACTATTTGCGTCTGAAAAATGTCCGGAATATGCACATTTGCTGAAAGATGCCAATAATTTATTAGGCATATGTTATTTGCGTAATCTGTCGCCGCATATTGTGCCGATTGCTGTTACACGTCAAGGCGTTGCCCATGATGGCGGTATTGCAGGTGGGTACGCCTCGGCCTCGGCTATTCGCAAAATTTGGCGTTGCGGCGAAGATGAGCCGTACACTACGCCCGAAATGGCAGAAATTTTTGCCGCGCAAAAGGGCAGGGGATTTGCGCCTATTTTGATTGCCCACAATCGGCGCGGTTTGCTGCAAAAATTGCGCGGATTGACTGCCGAAGAGTGGCGTGCTTTGCCTGATGTGACTGAGGGCCTGGAATATAAATTTATGCAAGCGGTCGCGCAAGCCAAAACATTTGACGAACTGCTCCAAGCTGTCAAAAGCAAGCGATATACACTGGCGCGCCTGCGGCGTATTGCCATGTGCGCCTACTTGGGAATTACTGCCGAGCGACAACAAGCACCACCGCAATATTTACGTGTGTTGGCATTGAGCCAAGCCGGGCGGGGGATTCTCAAACAAATGAGCTTGACAGCCAGTTTGCCGATTATTATTAAACCAAGCAAACATCGTGATTTTCTGACATTTGAGGCAAATGTGACGGACTTGGCGACATTATGCCGCCCAATGATTGGTGTTGCAGGAGGCGAGTGGCAGGCGAGCCCGTTTGTGGAAGGGAAGTAA
- a CDS encoding acetate kinase, translating to MKILVLNAGSSSLKYQLFDMRDNSVLAKGLCERIGICGSKIKHTAESPRRIRDTEVQMDDHQQAISVLLDMLTDSEVGVISSMTEIDAVGHRVVHGEELFSKSSLINDEVLAAIELCCALAPLHNPPNLIGIRACMALMPNIPQVAVFDTAFHQTMPNYAFLYSIPYEYYTRNKIRRYGFHGTSHRYVSSRAAQMLNRPVEELRIITCHLGNGSSVAAIRNGCSVDTTMGFTPLEGLPMGTRSGSIDPAILSYLMEKENLSSDEMLNVLNKKSGMLGLSGISSDFRDLANAAKEGNDRADIALKVFNYSVKKYVGGYSAVLGGVDALVFTAGVGENSPAIRAAIAGGLDYMGLSLDSDKNEAARGVEADISASGSRGRILVIPTNEELVIAKDTEALIKR from the coding sequence ATGAAAATTCTCGTACTCAATGCCGGCAGCTCTTCGCTCAAATACCAGCTTTTTGATATGCGCGACAATAGCGTACTTGCCAAAGGTCTATGTGAGCGCATTGGCATCTGCGGCAGCAAAATCAAGCACACCGCTGAAAGTCCAAGACGCATCCGCGATACCGAAGTGCAGATGGACGACCATCAGCAAGCGATTTCCGTCTTACTGGATATGCTGACCGACAGCGAAGTCGGCGTAATTTCATCGATGACTGAGATTGATGCCGTAGGACACCGCGTGGTGCACGGTGAAGAACTGTTCTCCAAATCATCGCTCATCAATGACGAAGTTCTTGCCGCCATTGAATTGTGCTGCGCACTTGCGCCGTTGCATAACCCGCCGAATCTCATCGGCATCCGCGCTTGCATGGCACTCATGCCAAATATACCGCAAGTCGCCGTTTTTGACACTGCATTTCATCAAACGATGCCGAATTATGCATTTTTATACTCAATTCCATACGAATATTACACACGCAATAAAATTCGCCGCTACGGCTTCCACGGCACGTCGCACCGTTATGTGTCGAGCCGGGCCGCGCAGATGCTTAACCGTCCGGTGGAAGAGCTGCGTATCATCACCTGCCACTTGGGCAACGGCTCATCAGTCGCCGCCATCCGCAACGGGTGTAGTGTTGATACCACCATGGGCTTCACGCCACTGGAAGGCTTGCCGATGGGCACGCGTTCGGGTTCTATTGACCCCGCTATTTTGAGCTATCTGATGGAGAAAGAGAATTTGTCCAGCGACGAGATGCTCAATGTGCTGAACAAGAAATCAGGCATGCTGGGTTTATCAGGCATTTCGTCCGACTTCCGTGACCTCGCCAACGCCGCCAAAGAGGGCAACGACCGTGCTGACATTGCATTAAAGGTCTTCAACTATTCGGTTAAAAAGTACGTCGGCGGTTATTCAGCGGTACTCGGCGGCGTGGATGCGTTGGTATTTACGGCCGGTGTCGGCGAAAACAGTCCGGCAATCCGCGCCGCCATCGCCGGCGGATTGGATTACATGGGATTAAGCCTCGATTCCGATAAAAACGAAGCCGCACGCGGCGTAGAAGCCGACATCAGCGCCAGTGGCAGCCGCGGACGGATTTTGGTCATTCCAACCAACGAGGAGTTAGTAATTGCCAAAGATACGGAAGCACTAATTAAAAGGTAA
- a CDS encoding AIM24 family protein: MNYEKKYGAPFPVIEITLDQNETICIEPGTMVYSDPTLSFDTIHNSTRQKRMGGKKIGLFSQGNKVITMVQATQPSRIAIAPWKPGDIIELPCDDNSGQQWKIISGAFLACDMGVNFEMDQSAWSGMISGGIPITTLKTSGVGSCIIDSCGVLQKINLSGDKVINVDLNHLVAWSAGLTFRAFRTRNALWTDFTVQFSGAGSIILQSNCRTTPATK, from the coding sequence ATGAACTATGAAAAAAAATATGGTGCACCATTTCCTGTCATTGAAATAACGCTTGATCAAAATGAGACAATTTGCATAGAGCCGGGTACCATGGTTTACTCAGATCCAACTTTGTCTTTTGATACTATCCATAATTCAACAAGACAAAAAAGAATGGGCGGCAAAAAGATAGGTCTTTTTAGTCAAGGCAATAAAGTAATAACAATGGTTCAGGCAACACAACCGTCAAGAATTGCGATTGCCCCATGGAAACCTGGCGACATTATTGAGTTGCCATGTGATGATAATTCCGGTCAACAGTGGAAAATCATTTCGGGAGCATTTTTAGCTTGTGATATGGGTGTTAATTTTGAAATGGACCAAAGTGCTTGGAGCGGGATGATTTCTGGTGGCATTCCTATTACTACATTGAAAACTTCAGGGGTTGGATCTTGTATTATCGATAGTTGTGGTGTGCTTCAGAAAATTAACTTAAGTGGTGATAAAGTTATAAATGTAGATCTTAATCATTTGGTGGCATGGTCAGCAGGCTTGACGTTTAGGGCATTTAGAACAAGAAATGCTTTGTGGACAGACTTCACTGTACAGTTTTCTGGCGCTGGTTCAATTATCCTTCAATCAAATTGTCGGACTACACCTGCTACAAAATAA
- a CDS encoding SPFH domain-containing protein, with protein MGLIRAVKSAVGGGLADQWLEVIEADNLSPQTVMTRGVTVRQSDARNRNRKGTDNTISNGSIIHVYPNQCMLLVDGGKIVDYSAEPGYYKVEDSSLPSMFGGQFGDSLKETFQRVKFGGVTPRAQIAIFINLQEIRDIAFGTVNPVNYFDEFFNAELFFRAFGYFSLKITEPLKFYAEVVDKGADRMDVESFKKMLLAEFLGQFQAALNRMSSDGVRASHVVGKTAELTNYMREIMDEDWRNMRGIEVQSVGLKSISYCDETKELMKLRNQGAMLQDASIREGFVQGAAARGLEAAGSNAGGAMTGFLGMGLGMQATGLGQMTAGNQAQIQQQQAAAVAPAPNAWACTCGQSNTGNFCQGCGGAKPAPATGWTCACGQVNTGNFCQGCGTAKPIEPSNWTCKCGQANTGNFCQGCGGAKA; from the coding sequence ATGGGACTTATCAGAGCCGTTAAAAGCGCAGTTGGTGGCGGACTTGCTGACCAATGGCTGGAGGTTATCGAAGCCGATAATTTGAGCCCGCAGACTGTTATGACACGCGGCGTGACGGTGCGTCAAAGCGATGCGCGCAACCGCAACCGAAAAGGCACGGACAATACCATTTCCAATGGCTCGATTATCCACGTCTACCCTAACCAGTGCATGCTGTTGGTTGACGGCGGTAAAATCGTTGACTATTCGGCCGAGCCGGGCTATTACAAAGTGGAAGACTCGTCACTGCCGTCGATGTTCGGCGGACAGTTTGGTGACTCGCTGAAAGAGACATTTCAACGCGTAAAATTCGGTGGCGTGACGCCACGGGCACAGATCGCCATCTTTATCAATTTGCAAGAGATTCGCGACATTGCCTTTGGAACAGTTAATCCTGTCAATTATTTTGATGAATTCTTTAACGCCGAATTGTTTTTCCGTGCGTTTGGATACTTTTCGCTGAAAATTACCGAGCCGCTGAAATTCTATGCCGAAGTGGTTGACAAAGGCGCGGACCGCATGGATGTTGAAAGTTTTAAGAAAATGCTATTGGCTGAATTTTTGGGGCAGTTCCAAGCGGCGCTGAATCGTATGTCGTCTGACGGCGTGCGAGCGTCGCATGTTGTGGGCAAAACAGCTGAGCTGACCAACTATATGCGCGAGATTATGGATGAAGACTGGCGTAATATGCGTGGCATTGAAGTGCAGTCGGTTGGTTTGAAGAGCATCAGTTATTGCGATGAAACCAAGGAACTGATGAAGCTGCGCAATCAAGGTGCGATGCTGCAAGACGCGTCTATTCGTGAGGGATTTGTGCAAGGTGCGGCAGCGCGCGGTTTGGAAGCGGCCGGTTCGAATGCCGGCGGCGCGATGACGGGTTTCCTTGGTATGGGTTTAGGTATGCAAGCGACCGGCTTGGGGCAGATGACGGCCGGCAATCAAGCGCAGATCCAACAGCAGCAAGCTGCGGCAGTTGCACCGGCTCCCAACGCGTGGGCATGCACTTGCGGACAGTCGAACACCGGCAACTTTTGCCAAGGCTGTGGCGGTGCGAAACCGGCACCGGCGACAGGTTGGACATGCGCTTGCGGTCAAGTCAATACCGGAAACTTCTGCCAAGGTTGCGGTACAGCTAAACCGATAGAACCGTCGAACTGGACTTGCAAATGCGGTCAAGCCAACACCGGCAACTTCTGTCAAGGCTGCGGCGGTGCAAAAGCGTAG